The Polaribacter sp. Q13 sequence TCCAACACCAAAAATATCAATAGGTGCTCCTTGCTCTTTAAGACTTTTTATAACATATTCATCCAATTGATTAGAGGCTACAATTTTTACGTAATCTAAATCGGCTTCGTCTAAAATTTCTCTCGTCTTTTTAGATAGATATGCCAAATCCCCACTATCTAAACGAACTCCAAGTAATTTTTCTCCTCTAGCTTCCATTTCTTTGGCTACCGTAATCGCTTTTGGTAATCCACTTTTTAAACTATTGTAGGTATCTATTAAAAGTACACAGCCTTTTGGTCGTATGCTTGCGAAATCTCTAAATGCTTGTATTTCTTCTTTATAACTCTGTATGAATGAGTGTGCCATTGTACCCGTAGACGGAATGTTATAATCTTTGGCAGCAATGACATTACTTGTACTATCAAAACCACCAATTATAGCGGCTCTTGATGCATAATAGCCTCCAGTGGCATGGGCACGACGTAAACCCATATCTAATAGAACTTCCTCTTTTGCACTATATCTAATTCTGCTTGCTTTGGTTGCTATTAAAGTCTGAAAATTAAGAATGTTTAGTAAAAAAGTTTCTATAATTTGTGCTTCAATAATATTCGCTTCTACTTGTAAAATAGGGCGATTAGGAAAAACAACATCACCTTCTTTACTTGAAAAAATAGTTCCTTTAAAACTAAAATTCCTTAAATATTCTAAAAAATCACTTTCAAATCCATGCTGTTTTAAATATTCAATATCAGAAGTAGAGAATTTAAAAGTTTCCAAAACATTTAATACATCTTCTAATCCTGCAAAAATAGAATAGCCACCATTAAAAGGATTGTGGCGATAATAATAATCAAAGACGGCTCGTCCATCTGGTTTCGTCTTAAAATAGACTTGAGCCATAGTAAGTTGATAAAGGTCTGTATAAGCCGCTGTAATTTTCATGCCGATTTAGTTTTAAAATGTGAAGGTATTTAAAAAAGATATATTATTCCTAAGCCTTCAGGAAAAAAACGTATTCCTTTATTCTACAATCACTCATAATTCTATTTGTAATAGTGAATCTGTGCGTTTCCTAGAAATAAGTATGCAACTATAGCGAACTATCATTCTTTGCTCGGTAACTTATGTTACTGACTTGAGAAATTATCCAATGTACATTTGCCACAGATAATTAAAGAATACATGAAAAACACAATATACATAACCATACTCTGCTTATTTACAGTTACTTTCCTTGTAGAAGCGCAAGAAGTAAAACCAATATCAAAAGTAGAAGTCTTAGCTAAAGTTGCAGAGAAAAATACAACGATTCAGATTTCTGAGGAAGAGTTTAATGCTTCTAAAGCAGATTATAGACAAACAAATGCCGTGTTTTTACCAAACATTACAGCAAGTCATACTGGTATTTCTACCACAAACCCGTTAATGTCTTTTGGATCTAAATTGAACCAAGAAATATTGACAGCTGCAGATTTTAATCCATCATTATTAAATGATCCAACAACTACTAGAAACTTTGCAACGAAGATAGAAATTCAGCAACCCTTAATTAATTTAGATGGTTTTTATAAAAGAAAAGCAGCCAAAACTAAAATGGAAGCCATGTCTTTAAAAACGGAAAGAACGCAAGATTATTTAGCCTTTGAAGTGGATAAATCTTATATGCAATTGCAGTTAGCATACAAAGCAGTTGAAGTTTTAGAAAAGGCTTTAGAGGCTGCAAATGCCAATAAACAAATGGCAGACAATAGTTTTAAACAAGGTTTTTTGCAACGTGCAGATGTTTTAAATGTTGAAATACGTGTTACAGAAGTTAAAAACCAATTGCAGATGGCAAAAAGTAATGTGCAAAATGCCTCTAATTATCTATCATTTTTAATGAATGATGAAAGCGATGTTTTATATAAACCAACAGAAAGTTTAGTTGTTGTTAGTTTTAATGTTGATAACAAAACAATTTC is a genomic window containing:
- a CDS encoding TolC family protein, with the protein product MKNTIYITILCLFTVTFLVEAQEVKPISKVEVLAKVAEKNTTIQISEEEFNASKADYRQTNAVFLPNITASHTGISTTNPLMSFGSKLNQEILTAADFNPSLLNDPTTTRNFATKIEIQQPLINLDGFYKRKAAKTKMEAMSLKTERTQDYLAFEVDKSYMQLQLAYKAVEVLEKALEAANANKQMADNSFKQGFLQRADVLNVEIRVTEVKNQLQMAKSNVQNASNYLSFLMNDESDVLYKPTESLVVVSFNVDNKTISENRADIKAMHLASKAYEAMNKADKMAFLPRLNAFGSYEMYDNKIFQGDANGYLIGAQLSWDIFQGSKRFGKAQKSKAELEKSKLEYNQYVSKSNLELNKVKRQLVDAKNSLELTDLAVQQSEESLRIRKNRFKEGLEKTSDLLMAETQFAQKQLEYYQTIYQFNFTQTYLNFLTKK
- a CDS encoding nicotinate phosphoribosyltransferase, translated to MKITAAYTDLYQLTMAQVYFKTKPDGRAVFDYYYRHNPFNGGYSIFAGLEDVLNVLETFKFSTSDIEYLKQHGFESDFLEYLRNFSFKGTIFSSKEGDVVFPNRPILQVEANIIEAQIIETFLLNILNFQTLIATKASRIRYSAKEEVLLDMGLRRAHATGGYYASRAAIIGGFDSTSNVIAAKDYNIPSTGTMAHSFIQSYKEEIQAFRDFASIRPKGCVLLIDTYNSLKSGLPKAITVAKEMEARGEKLLGVRLDSGDLAYLSKKTREILDEADLDYVKIVASNQLDEYVIKSLKEQGAPIDIFGVGTNLVTGNPDAAMDGVYKLSEYNGEPRIKLSENIIKVSLPYKKQVFRMLDDKGMFYGADAVALYKEGEVAKIEHPFDATKSLNLDAFKQEPLLEKVMENGKKIVPSRSVSEIAEYSQSRLAQLPNEYKRFQNPHIYKIGLSLKLKQDRDQLIQEHKF